In Flavobacterium luteolum, the DNA window CAAAATTGGTATTGCAAGGAGGATCACCATCATTGTATGGTCTGTAATTAATGATGGCATTTTTATCAAAGTGATCAAATACCCCCCTATAGCGCCCCCAAAGTGCGCTGTATGCCCAATATTGTCATTTTTGGCTTTCATTCCATAAATTGAGTACAATAAATACAAAATTCCGAAAAGGTAAGCAGGCATCGGAATGATAAAAAATATTCCTAGCATCATGTCAGGCTGCAGCAATATTGCAGAATACAAAACTCCGGTTACAGCGCCAGACGCTCCAACGGCTCTATAGCTATAATCGTTTTTATGGAATAACATAGTAAGAAGACTTCCGAAAATTAAACTTCCAAAATAGACTAGAACAAAAGAAAAATTTCCGAGCCAGTTTAAAACAACGGGTGCAAAAAAATACAAAGTCAGCATATTAAAAATTAAATGCATCATGTCTACGTGCAAAAAGCCCGAAGACAGCATTCTGATCTGTTCTCCAGAGCGAATACTTCCTACATGAAATTCGTATTTTCTAAAAAAATAAAGATCGTTAAATCCTTTGTAACTAATAACAACGTTCGCAACGATAATCGCTATTAAAATAATATTCATAAGTAATAGTATATTGTGAATTCAGAATTGTAAATATAATCATTCTTAAAGATAAGTTAGCACGAAAGCAAAATAGCAGTCGTTAATCATTTTTAATTTATCTTTGTAAAAAAAATTTACATGCAGTTTCTTGTTTATATTTTAGCCTATCCTCTACTTTGGCTTATCTCTATATTACCATTTCCGATATTCTACTTATTCTCAGATTTTGTATATTTTCTGGTTTATAGAGTTATTGGATACCGTAAAAAAGTAGTTCGAGAAAATTTGGCTTTAACCTTACCACATTTAAGCGATGCTGAAAGAAAAGATATAGAAAAGAAATTCTATAAGCATATGTGTGATATGTTTTTAGAAATGATTAAAACCATGAGCATGTCTCCTGAAGAAATGGAAAGGAGATTTCAGGTGACCAATATTGATCTTGTTCGCGATTATGCTAAAAAAGGAAAAAGCGTTATTCTAGTTGCTTCTCATTATGCCAGTTACGAATGGCTTTTAACCATAAATCCTAAACTTGGATTTCAGGGAGTTGCTGTTTACAAAAGACTAGCCAATCCTTATTTTGATAAATTGGTTCGAAAAATCCGCTCGAAATACAATACAGAGATGATCGAAACTCGAAAAGCGATTCCAACAATGGCACAAAACCAGCGCAATGGAGTTTTAAGCATGTACGGTTTAGCAAGCGATCAATCTCCTAAATTGGATAGAATTTTTCATTCGATGAAATTTATGGGAATTGAAGTTCCTGTGCATACGGGAGCAGAAATGCTAGCCAAAAAATACGATTTGGCGGTTATAATGGTAAAAGTAGAAAAAGTAAAAAGAGGTTTTTACGAAGCAACATTCGTCTCTCTTGCCGATAATCCGAAAGATTTTGAAGATTTCCAGATTACAGAAATGTATTTAAAAGAAGTCGAGAAACAAATTCTTGCAAAACCTGAGTTCTACTTATGGACGCATAAAAGATGGAAACACAGAGTTAAGTAATATCTTAAAAGAAATTAAAAGCTAAACTCATAAAACTAAGAAGCCTCTTTTGAAACTTTCAAAAGAGGCTTTATTTATTAAGAAACTGAAATTTTAGATTCCAGCAATTACTTTAATCTCATCAATAATTCTTAGTGCTAATTTATCTGCTGCATCTTGAGAAGGCGCTTCAGTATAAATACGAATAATTGGTTCTGTGTTTGATTTTCTTAAATGAACCCATTCTGTGGCAAAATCAATTTTTACACCGTCAATTGTCGAAATATCTTCGTTTTTGTATTTCTCTGTCATTTGAGTTAAAATCGCATCAACATCAATTTGCGGAGTCAATTCAATTTTATTCTTACTCATGTAATATTCTGGATAAGAAGCTCTCAAAGCAGAAACCGGCATTTTTTTATTTGCTAAATGCGTTAAAAATAAGGCAACTCCAACCAAACTATCACGTCCGTAGTGCAACTCAGGATAGATAATTCCACCGTTACCTTCACCACCAATAATCGCATTGTTTTTCTTCATTAATTCTACCACATTCACCTCTCCTACGGCACTTGCTTCGTAGCTTCCGCCATGCGCTTTAGTAACATCTCTTAAAGCACGAGAAGATGACATATTAGAAACTGTGTTTCCTGGAGTTTTGCTCAAAACATAATCTGCACAGGCAACCAAAGTATATTCTTCACCAAACATTTCACCGTCTTCACTGATAAAAGCCAAACGATCTACATCTGGATCTACCACAATTCCAAAATCAGCTTTTTCTTTTACCACCAATTCAGAAATATCAGTTAAATGTTCTTTTAATGGTTCTGGGTTGTGCGGGAAATGTCCGTTTGGTTCGCAGTACAATTCAACCACTTCAACTCCCATTAATTTTAGCAGTTTCGGAATAATAATTCCTCCAGAAGAATTTACACCATCAACCACCACTTTAAATTTAGCTTCTTTTACTACTTCGATATCTACCAATGGCAAGTTTAAAACTTCATCGATATGAATATCCATGTAAGCGTCATTAGAAATAACTTCACCTAAACTATCCACGTCAGAAAAATCAAAAGCTTCAGCTTCAGCAATTTCAAGTATTTTTGCTCCGTCGGCTCCGCTTAAAAACTCACCTTTAGCATTTAATAATTTTAAAGCATTCCATTGTTTTGGATTATGAGATGCTGTTAAGATAATTCCGCCGTCAGCTTTTTCCAAAGGAACAGCTACTTCAACAGTTGGCGTCGTAGAAAGTCCAAGATCAATCACATCGATTCCTAAACCAATCAAAGTATTAACTACTAAATTATGAATCATTGGTCCAGAAATTCTAGCATCACGGCCAATTACAACTGTCAATTTATCTTTAGCAATATTATTTTTTAAGAAAGTTCCGTATGCCGATGCAAATTTTACAGCATCAACAGGAGTTAAATTATCTCCTACTTTTCCTCCGATCGTTCCGCGGATTCCAGAAATAGATTTTATTAGAGTCATTTTAATGAGTTAGGGTTATTTTTTTACAAATATAAAAAAGTTACTGAGTTACTAAGGTGCTAAGTTTCTAAGATTTTAAATTTAACCTGTAAGAACCTACTTGCATCTTGTTGTTTTTATAACAAAATGATTTAAAAAAGTTTTTATACATTTACTAAATAACTTAGAATCTTTACGGCATTTAGATTCTTAGAAACTTTAAAAAATGAATTTCTTAGCCCATATATATCTTTCTGGAGACAATGATTTAATTAAAATCGGGAATTTTATGGCGGATGGAATTCGCGGTAAGCAGTTTGAACATTTTCCTGAAGATGTCCAAAAGGGAATTCTACTGCATCGATTCATTGACACTTATACCGATTCTCATGATATCTTTAGAAAAAGCACTAAACGTCTTCATGAGCGATACCATCATTATGCGGGAGTTATTGTAGATATCGTTTACGATCATTTCTTAGCTAAAAACTGGACACAATATTCTGATGAAGAATTAGCGCTTTTTGTGAAACGTTTTTACAATTCCTTACATGATAATTATGATATTTTAACCGAAAAAACACAAGGTTTAATGCCGTATATGATTGAAAGGAACTGGCTTTTGAGTTATCGAACCACTGAAGGAATCCAGAATATTTTGACTCAAATGGATAGAAGATCTAAAAATATTTCGCAGATGCAGTATGCCGTTGAAGAGCTTACTGAATTTTATGACGAATTTGAAGAAGAATTCACACTTTTTTTTGAGGAAATGAGAAAGAAGGCTCAAGAAAAACTACTCTCTCTTTAAGTCAATTTAATTTTATTACACATGAAAAAAATTACGATTTTAATCGCCCTTTT includes these proteins:
- a CDS encoding rhomboid family intramembrane serine protease, with the translated sequence MNIILIAIIVANVVISYKGFNDLYFFRKYEFHVGSIRSGEQIRMLSSGFLHVDMMHLIFNMLTLYFFAPVVLNWLGNFSFVLVYFGSLIFGSLLTMLFHKNDYSYRAVGASGAVTGVLYSAILLQPDMMLGIFFIIPMPAYLFGILYLLYSIYGMKAKNDNIGHTAHFGGAIGGYLITLIKMPSLITDHTMMVILLAIPILILFGMAKLGKL
- a CDS encoding lysophospholipid acyltransferase family protein; protein product: MQFLVYILAYPLLWLISILPFPIFYLFSDFVYFLVYRVIGYRKKVVRENLALTLPHLSDAERKDIEKKFYKHMCDMFLEMIKTMSMSPEEMERRFQVTNIDLVRDYAKKGKSVILVASHYASYEWLLTINPKLGFQGVAVYKRLANPYFDKLVRKIRSKYNTEMIETRKAIPTMAQNQRNGVLSMYGLASDQSPKLDRIFHSMKFMGIEVPVHTGAEMLAKKYDLAVIMVKVEKVKRGFYEATFVSLADNPKDFEDFQITEMYLKEVEKQILAKPEFYLWTHKRWKHRVK
- the glmM gene encoding phosphoglucosamine mutase is translated as MTLIKSISGIRGTIGGKVGDNLTPVDAVKFASAYGTFLKNNIAKDKLTVVIGRDARISGPMIHNLVVNTLIGLGIDVIDLGLSTTPTVEVAVPLEKADGGIILTASHNPKQWNALKLLNAKGEFLSGADGAKILEIAEAEAFDFSDVDSLGEVISNDAYMDIHIDEVLNLPLVDIEVVKEAKFKVVVDGVNSSGGIIIPKLLKLMGVEVVELYCEPNGHFPHNPEPLKEHLTDISELVVKEKADFGIVVDPDVDRLAFISEDGEMFGEEYTLVACADYVLSKTPGNTVSNMSSSRALRDVTKAHGGSYEASAVGEVNVVELMKKNNAIIGGEGNGGIIYPELHYGRDSLVGVALFLTHLANKKMPVSALRASYPEYYMSKNKIELTPQIDVDAILTQMTEKYKNEDISTIDGVKIDFATEWVHLRKSNTEPIIRIYTEAPSQDAADKLALRIIDEIKVIAGI
- a CDS encoding ACP phosphodiesterase, yielding MNFLAHIYLSGDNDLIKIGNFMADGIRGKQFEHFPEDVQKGILLHRFIDTYTDSHDIFRKSTKRLHERYHHYAGVIVDIVYDHFLAKNWTQYSDEELALFVKRFYNSLHDNYDILTEKTQGLMPYMIERNWLLSYRTTEGIQNILTQMDRRSKNISQMQYAVEELTEFYDEFEEEFTLFFEEMRKKAQEKLLSL